The following coding sequences lie in one Rutidosis leptorrhynchoides isolate AG116_Rl617_1_P2 chromosome 4, CSIRO_AGI_Rlap_v1, whole genome shotgun sequence genomic window:
- the LOC139842934 gene encoding uncharacterized protein gives MSGDDSSGSKITRVSGLDFGDPLYLHPSDTSTTALVSLNLKGTENYSVWSRSMILALQTKNKVGFVDGTCVKNTSDLVLMSQWDRCNSVMLSWILNSISEDLFVGQVFSTSAKFVWDELQETYDKIDGSITYNLHHKLNTITQSGSTVSDYYHKLNSLWKQFDALVKLPTCVCDANKEFKSHNDLIKLMQFLMGLDDSYSTIRSHILTSDPLPSVKSAFATIFKGRIS, from the coding sequence ATGTCTGGGGATGATAGTAGTGGATCTAAGATCACTCGAGTGAGTGGTCTTGATTTTGGAGATCCATTATATCTTCATCCTAGTGATACTAGTACTACTGCTTTAGTTTCATTAAATTTAAAAGGTACTGAGAATTATAGTGTTTGGAGTAGAAGTATGATTCTTGCTTTGCAGACTAAGAATAAAGTTGGTTTTGTTGATGGTACTTGTGTTAAAAATACTTCTGATCTTGTGCTTATGAGTCAATGGGATAGGTGTAATTCTGTTATGTTGTCTTGGATTTTGAATTCTATATCTGAAGATTTGTTTGTTGGTCAAGTTTTTAGTACATCTGCTAAGTTTGTTTGGGATGAACTACaggaaacttatgataaaattgatGGGTCAATCACATATAATTTACATCACAAACTTAATACTATAACTCAAAGTGGTTCTACTGTTTCTGACTATTATCACAAACTAAATTCTTTATGGAAACaatttgatgctttggttaaattacctacttgtgtTTGTGATGCTAATAAGGAATTTAAATCTCATAATGACCTGATAAAACTTATGCAATTTTTAATGGGTTTGGATGACTCCTATTCTACTATAAGAAGTCATATTTTAACCAGTGATCCTCTACCTAGTGTAAAATCTGCTTTTGCCACAATTTTCAAGGGAAGAATCTCATAG
- the LOC139845644 gene encoding serine/threonine protein phosphatase 2A 55 kDa regulatory subunit B beta isoform-like isoform X2 — MYIQLFFQFDYLKSLEIEEKINKIKWCQTANGALFLLSTNDKTIKFWKVQEKKVKKVSNMNMDTSKVAGKSNIASSSVSSSPNSHLSNGGHKDKSTGSLSNDFKFPPAGIPSLRLPVVTSYETNLVSRCRRVYAHAHDYHINSISNNSDGETFISADDLRINLWNLEISNQSFNIVDVKPANMEDLTEVITSAEFHPTNCSTLAYSSSKGSIRLIDLRQSALCDKHSKLFEEHEAPGSRSFFTEIIASISDIKFARDGRYILSRDYMTLKLWDINMDSGPVSTFQVHEHLRPRLCDLYENDSIFDKFECCLSGDSQRVATGSYSNLFRVFGCGAGNTEATTLEASKNPMRRQVQTPSRPSRSLSSITRVVRRGGGESPGVDANGNSFDFTTKLLHLAWHPSENSIACAAANSLYMYYA; from the exons ATGTATATCCAACTTTTCTTTCAGTTTGATTATCTGAAGAGTCTGGAAATTGAGGagaaaattaacaaaattaaatggtGCCAAACAGCCAATGGTGCCCTGTTCCTTTTATCAACTAATGATAAAACCATTAAATTCTGGAAG GTCCAAGAGAAGAAGGTCAAGAAAGTATCAAACATGAACATGGACACTTCGAAAGTTGCTGGAAAGAGCAATATAGCTAGTTCGAGTGTATCTTCCAGCCCTAATTCACATCTTTCAAATGGGGGACACAAAGACAAGTCTACTGGTAGTTTGAGCAATGACTTCAAATTTCCTCCTGCAGGCATCCCATCACTGCGTCTACCTGTG GTGACTAGTTATGAGACAAACCTTGTTTCCAGATGTAGAAGGGTGTATGCTCACGCACATGACTACCATATTAACTCGATTTCAAATAACAG TGATGGCGAAACATTCATTTCAGCTGATGATCTACggataaacctttggaatttggaaattagcaatcagagTTTCAACATTGTAGATGTCAAGCCTGCCAACATGGAAGATCTCACTG AGGTGATCACTTCGGCTGAATTTCATCCTACTAATTGTAGCACACTAGCTTATAGTAGTTCAAAAGGTTCCATTCGTCTCATTGATTTACGTCAGTCCGCGCTATGTGATAAACACTCTAAATT GTTCGAAGAACATGAAGCACCTGGTTCAAGGTCATTCTTCACTGAGATAATAGCTTCTATTTCTGATATAAAGTTTGCAAGGGATGGGAGATATATACTCAGTCGTGACTACATGACCCTTAAG CTATGGGACATCAACATGGACTCTGGTCCAGTTTCAACGTTCCAGGTGCATGAACATTTAAGACCCAGG CTATGTGATCTCTATGAAAATGATTCAATCTTTGATAAATTCGAGTGCTGTCTCAGTGGTGATAGCCAGCGAGTGGCAACTGGCTCTTACAG TAATTTATTTCGCGTGTTTGGTTGTGGTGCTGGCAATACAGAAGCTACAACCCTGGAAGCTAGCAAAAACCCAATGAG GAGACAAGTCCAGACCCCTTCAAGGCCTTCCAGATCCCTAAGCAGCATAACCCGTGTGGTCAGACGAG GAGGAGGAGAGAGCCCGGGGGTTGATGCAAATGGAAATTCATTTGATTTTACAACGAAGCTGCTCCATCTGGCGTGGCATCCTAGCGAAAACTCCATAGCCTGTGCTGCTGCTAACAGCTTGTACATGTATTATGCATGA
- the LOC139845644 gene encoding serine/threonine protein phosphatase 2A 55 kDa regulatory subunit B beta isoform-like isoform X1 has translation MNGGDGGDVTAAPAGPPPPLDWKFSQVFGERTAGEEVQEVDIISAIEFDKSGGHLATGDRGGRVVLFERTDTKENGGKRMDLEKTDYPTSRHPEFRYKTEFQSHEPEFDYLKSLEIEEKINKIKWCQTANGALFLLSTNDKTIKFWKVQEKKVKKVSNMNMDTSKVAGKSNIASSSVSSSPNSHLSNGGHKDKSTGSLSNDFKFPPAGIPSLRLPVVTSYETNLVSRCRRVYAHAHDYHINSISNNSDGETFISADDLRINLWNLEISNQSFNIVDVKPANMEDLTEVITSAEFHPTNCSTLAYSSSKGSIRLIDLRQSALCDKHSKLFEEHEAPGSRSFFTEIIASISDIKFARDGRYILSRDYMTLKLWDINMDSGPVSTFQVHEHLRPRLCDLYENDSIFDKFECCLSGDSQRVATGSYSNLFRVFGCGAGNTEATTLEASKNPMRRQVQTPSRPSRSLSSITRVVRRGGGESPGVDANGNSFDFTTKLLHLAWHPSENSIACAAANSLYMYYA, from the exons ATGAACGGTGGTGATGGAGGAGATGTTACGGCAGCTCCGGCGGGTCCACCACCGCCGCTTGACTGGAAATTCTCTCAGGTGTTTGGCGAACGCACCGCCGGTGAAGAAGTACAAGAAG TTGATATCATCTCAGCAATCGAGTTTGATAAAAGTGGTGGTCACCTTGCAACTGGCGATCGTGGGGGCCGTGTGGTATTATTCGAGAGAACAGATACAAAGGAG AATGGTGGTAAGCGAATGGATTTAGAGAAAACTGATTACCCAACAAGTAGACATCCAGAGTTTCGCTATAAAACTGAGTTCCAGAGCCATGAACCCGAG TTTGATTATCTGAAGAGTCTGGAAATTGAGGagaaaattaacaaaattaaatggtGCCAAACAGCCAATGGTGCCCTGTTCCTTTTATCAACTAATGATAAAACCATTAAATTCTGGAAG GTCCAAGAGAAGAAGGTCAAGAAAGTATCAAACATGAACATGGACACTTCGAAAGTTGCTGGAAAGAGCAATATAGCTAGTTCGAGTGTATCTTCCAGCCCTAATTCACATCTTTCAAATGGGGGACACAAAGACAAGTCTACTGGTAGTTTGAGCAATGACTTCAAATTTCCTCCTGCAGGCATCCCATCACTGCGTCTACCTGTG GTGACTAGTTATGAGACAAACCTTGTTTCCAGATGTAGAAGGGTGTATGCTCACGCACATGACTACCATATTAACTCGATTTCAAATAACAG TGATGGCGAAACATTCATTTCAGCTGATGATCTACggataaacctttggaatttggaaattagcaatcagagTTTCAACATTGTAGATGTCAAGCCTGCCAACATGGAAGATCTCACTG AGGTGATCACTTCGGCTGAATTTCATCCTACTAATTGTAGCACACTAGCTTATAGTAGTTCAAAAGGTTCCATTCGTCTCATTGATTTACGTCAGTCCGCGCTATGTGATAAACACTCTAAATT GTTCGAAGAACATGAAGCACCTGGTTCAAGGTCATTCTTCACTGAGATAATAGCTTCTATTTCTGATATAAAGTTTGCAAGGGATGGGAGATATATACTCAGTCGTGACTACATGACCCTTAAG CTATGGGACATCAACATGGACTCTGGTCCAGTTTCAACGTTCCAGGTGCATGAACATTTAAGACCCAGG CTATGTGATCTCTATGAAAATGATTCAATCTTTGATAAATTCGAGTGCTGTCTCAGTGGTGATAGCCAGCGAGTGGCAACTGGCTCTTACAG TAATTTATTTCGCGTGTTTGGTTGTGGTGCTGGCAATACAGAAGCTACAACCCTGGAAGCTAGCAAAAACCCAATGAG GAGACAAGTCCAGACCCCTTCAAGGCCTTCCAGATCCCTAAGCAGCATAACCCGTGTGGTCAGACGAG GAGGAGGAGAGAGCCCGGGGGTTGATGCAAATGGAAATTCATTTGATTTTACAACGAAGCTGCTCCATCTGGCGTGGCATCCTAGCGAAAACTCCATAGCCTGTGCTGCTGCTAACAGCTTGTACATGTATTATGCATGA